A part of Fusarium graminearum PH-1 chromosome 3, whole genome shotgun sequence genomic DNA contains:
- a CDS encoding mmf1: MSTKTPINTTEAPKALPGIYNQAIVANGLVFCSGVVALDSDTMKIKEGDVKAHTHDIIKNLSVILEAAGTTIDRAVKVNVFLSNMEDFAAMNEVYMQYWGDVKPCRTCVAVKTLPYNTDVEIECTAILP, translated from the exons ATGTCCACCAAAACCCCAATCAACACAACAGAGGCACCAAAAGCCCTCCCCGGCATCTACAACCAAGCCATTGTCGCAAATGGCTTGGTGTTCTGCTCTGGCGTGGTTGCACTTGACAGCGATACCATGAAGATTAAGGAAGGTGATGTGAAAGCCCACACT catgatatcatcaagaatctCTCTGTCATCTTAGAAGCTGCTGGCACAACGATTGATAGAGCCGTTAAAGTGAACGTCTTCTTATCTAACATGGAAGACTTTGCTGCCATGAATGAGGTGTATATGCAGTATTGGGGTGACGTTAAGCCCTGCAGGAC TTGCGTGGCTGTAAAGACTTTACCGTATAATACGGACGTGGAGATAGAGTGCACTGCTATTCTGCCTTAA